GTAAAAGAAATAATCAGTTGCCGCGGGATAAAAGTCACTGCAAAATGTATGCAGTACAGTCCCCCTGCCGAAAAATAATAAAACCGGTAGGATGAAATGGTATCATCCAGGATAAGAGTAAAAAAAATAATGATAACCCCAATAAAAGTGGAAACGAAGGTATTGAAAAAATTATCCAGGCCTGTTTTTTTATAAATTCCCCTGTAAAATCCCGACACGTAATAAATAAGCAGCCAGAGGAAAGGAATCACAAGAATGGCATAAAGGAAATGAGATCCAAAGATAAGCGGAACTTTATATCCAAATTTTTCAGGTTCTATATATACCTTGCGAAATATGTAAAATAGCGTCCAACTGGCCAAAGCAGCCAGATAATCTCCTACCAAAAAAAGAATGATATGTTTTTTTTCGTTCATCTATTTCAACAAGTGATAAAAGTTTTCTTACTCACTTATAAGAAAGATTTATTTTTTTAATGATTTTTTGAGCTATTTCCAAAGAAGAATAAGCGTTTTCAATAGTTTTAAGTGATTTCTGATTTGAATTAACTGCATTCAGAAATAAAAGTAATTCTTTTTTTAAACGGCACAATTCGTTTTCTTTTTTAAGAGTGATGATTTCCTTTTTGGAAGTTTTATCTTTAATATATCTTGTTATACAGATAGTAGAATTCAGCATATCAGTAAAAACCAAGTATTCACTTTGAAAACAATCTATAGTGAATTTGTGAAGTTCTGAGACCAGGTTCATAAAAAGGGTTACCAGGCAACCATTACCGAATTCCAACTGAATCTGCATGATTTCCGAAGTATCCTCAAACACAGGGATACCTGTAGCATGAATACTTCTCACATCAGAATGAACAAGGTTTTGAATCACATCAACATCATGAATGATATTTTCAAGGCAGCAGGAATTTTCTTTTTGCTTATTCAAGCCATAATAGTGGTAAATATTTATTAAACGGGGTTCATTGAGAAATTCTTTGGCTTTAATCAGCGCATTGCCAAAGAGATTGGTCTGCCCCACCTGGATAATTACCCGCGCCTCTGCCGTTAACTTAATCAATTCAGAAGCTTCAAATAAATTATCCGAAATAAAAGCCCGAATAAAAAGATGTTTGGATTTTTTTAAAGCTGTAACGGCAATGGGATAATAATCCTTATCTATGGAAGCTATATCAACCACATCAATAGCATCGAGGAGAGCATCCATAGAATCATATAATTCTACTCCCTCTTTGAGAGAGAAGGTCTCAGCCTCAGACAAATTTATATCATAACAGCCTACGATCTTTACGTTATCAAGTTTGCGGAATATTTTTAAGTGTAAACCACCGCTATAACCGCATCCAATTATGCCTACCCGAATCATTTCAAATTAGATATGTACAAACATAAGCTTTTTTACAAAAAACTATAATTTTTTTACCTTTAACTTATAAACTTTATTTGTTGATAAAGCTACTTTTGCAGAAGAAACAATATATAAACGATGCAGGACACATTCAGACATAAAGGATTGAGACTTAAACTTATTGAAGAGATTAGAGGGAAAGGTATTAAAGATGAAAAAGTGTTGGAAGCGATGAATAAAGTTCCGCGTCATGCCTTCATGGAAAGTGGATTCGTTGAATTGGCTTATAAAGACAGGGCTTTCCCCATTGGGGCAGGCCAAACCATATCACAACCCTATACGGTGGCTTTTCAGACCCAGCTTTTGGAAGTCAAGGACAATGAAAAAATTTTGGAAATAGGAACGGGATCTGGTTATCAAACGGCTATTTTATTTGCAATGGGTGCAAAAGTTTACACCATTGAAAGGCAAAGGGAGCTTTTTCTAAAAGCACAGACCCTGTTGATGCAAATGGGTTACCCTGCCAATTTCTTTTATGGCGATGGAAACGAAGGATTGCCCTCCTATGCGCCTTTTGACAAAATCCTGATTACCGCCGGGGCAACCGAAATACCCAAAGCTTTGCTCCCCCAGCTTAAAGTCGGAGGACGTATGGTTCTTCCTTTGGGTGATTCCTCCTCTCAGGTAATGACTCTGGTTGAAAAAATTTCAGAAACCGAGTACAGGACTTCTGAACATGGCACCTTTAGTTTTGTTCCCTTGCTCAAAGGCAAGGCGAATTCAAACGATTTTTATGAATAAATTTTAATCCCAGGGATATGCTAAAGATTAAACGTTTTGTTTTTAATCCTATTCAGGAAAACACATATCTGGTTTATGATGAAACCGGGGAATGTGTGATTATCGATGCCGGATGCTGCGACCAGGATGAACAGGAAGAATTATCTTCTTTTATCCTTGAACAGAACCTAAAACCTTCGAAATTACTGATTACCCATGCCCATGCTGATCATTTGCTGGGAAGCAGTTTCGTTTGCAGTACCTACAATATCCCCTGCCTTCTTCACCTTACAGAGGCAACACTTTTAAAATTTGCTGTGCACCAGGCTTCTCTTTTGGGGTTGAATATGGAAGAACCGCCGGCAAATGTTGTTTTCATTGAAGAAAATGAGGTCATCCCTATAGGAGAATCAAATTTTACGGCAATTCATGTTCCCGGACATAGCCCGGGAAGCCTGGCTTATTATAACAAACAAGAGGGGATCCTCTTTACCGGCGATGCTCTATTTAAAGGAAGCATAGGCAGAACCGACTTGTACGGAGGAAGCTATGAATCGCTGATTAATAGCATAAAACAAAAACTAATGATCCTCCCCGACCTGACCAAAGTCTATCCCGGCCATGGCCCTGAAAGCAATATTGCTGATGAACGCAAACAAAACACTTTTTTAAGATAGTATTTTCAGTTAAAATGATTTTTATGCTTTTTTACTCTTAGTCTTCTTTATATTTTTGTTTTTTTAAATCAAAAAATTTGATTTTATGCCAAATAATGAATTTGTAGATCGCCACATTGGCCCCAGTGACGAAGAAATTGAACTGATGTTGAAAGAAACAGGGGATAGTTCATTAGACAAACTGATTGAACAAACCATTCCGGCATCAATAAGGATAAAAAAGCCGTTGAATCTGCCAGAGGGCATAAGTGAGTACGAATATTCCAGGGAAATCAGGAAAATAGCCTCGAAAAACATCATTTTCAAAAGCTACATAGGCTTGGGGTATTACGACACCATAACTCCGGCCGTAATTCAGCGTAACATTCTCGAGAATCCCTCCTGGTACACCTCTTATACTCCCTATCAGGCAGAAATAAGCCAGGGCCGGCTTGAAGCCCTGTTGATATTCCAGACCATGGTGATGGAACTTACCGGCATGGAATTAGCCAATGCCTCCCTGCTTGATGAAGGCACCGCCGCAGCCGAATCCATGATTATGCTTTTTCATGCCCGCAGCCGGGAACAGGAAAAGAAAGGGGCCAATTTGTTTTTTGTTGATGAAAATATTTTCCCACAAACCCTGGATGTTTTAAAAACCAGATCTGCCCCGCTGGGCATAGAATTGATTTCAGGAAATTTCGATGAAATAACCTTTGATGAACGTTTCTTCGGAGCTTTCGTACAATATCCTACTGCCGACGGAAAAATAATCGATTATAAAGATTTTGTAGCAAAAGCTCACAGTAAGAACGTTGCTGTTTCTGTAGCTGCAGACTTATTAAGTTTAACCATTCTCACTCCTCCGGGAGAATGGGGAGCCGATGTAGTGGTTGGCTCTACGCAAAGGTTTGGCATTCCGGTGGGCTTTGGAGGCCCTCATGCTGCTTATTTTGCCACGCTTGATAAATACCGTCGTTATATGCCGGGAAGGATAATCGGGGCATCTGTTGATGCCCATGGCAATAAAGCCCTGAGGTTGTCCCTTCAAACACGTGAACAACATATACGGCGCGAAAAAGCAACATCCAATATTTGTACTGCCCAGGCCCTGCTTGCTTCAATGGCTGCAATGTATGCCGTATACCATGGTGCTGAAGGATTGAGAAAAATTGCTTCAAACATTCATTATTATACCGGTTTATTAAACGAAGGGTTGAAAAGTTTAGGGTATAACCAGGAAAACACAGATTTTTTTGACACCCTGAAGATTAATCTCCCTTCAAACCTGAATGCATCAGATATAAGGCGCATCGCTGAAGACAGAAAACAAAACTACTATTATATCGATTACAAAACCGTTGAAATCAGCCTGGACGAAACCGATGCCCTTAAGGATGTCAATGCTATTCTTAAGGTTTTTTCTCTGGCTAAAAACAAAAAGGTTTTAAAATACTCCAAACTTCCTGAAAAAGAATATTTTGATGCCCGTTTTAGCAGAAAAAGCCAGTATCTTGCCCAGCCGGTATTTAAACAGTATCATGGGGAACTGGAAATGATGCGTTATTTGAAACGTCTGGAGCATAAAGATTTTTCACTTACCGAAGGAATGATTCCTTTGGGTTCCTGTACAATGAAACTGACCGGGGCCATGGAAATATTTGCATTGACATGGCCTGAATTCGGGAAAATTCATCCTTTCGCACCAGACGATCAGACCAAGGGTTTCCAGCAACTTATATGGGAACTTGAACAGGATCTGAAATCCATAACAGGTTTTGATGCCTTTACTTTTCAACCCAACAGTGGGGCTGCCGGCGAATACACAGGCATGATGATTATCCGTAAATATCATCAAACCAGAGGCGACATGCAGAGAAATGTGATCCTCATTCCCTCTTCCGCTCATGGAACAAACCCCGCCAGCGCTGCTATGGCAGGGATGAAGGTAGTAGTCGTTGATTGTGATGAGAGAGGCAATATCGACGTAGAGAAACTCAGACAACTGGCTACAGCGAACAAAAAAGAACTGGCCGGGTTCATGATTACCTATCCCTCCACACATGGAGTTTTTGAAGCAAGCATAAAAGAAATGGTCGACATCATTCACCAAAATGGCGGCCTTGTTTATATGGACGGGGCAAACATGAATGCACAGGTAGGCCTGACAAGTCCGGCAAGTATAGGCGCAGACCTCTGCCACCTGAACCTGCACAAGACATTTGCCATCCCTCATGGAGGCGGCGGCCCCGGAGTAGGCCCTGTTGGCGTAAGAAAAGAGCTGGTTCCTTTCCTGCCTTCACATCCTTTCAGGAAACTTTCTTATGAAGATGAATGTACAGCAGTATCCTCCGCACCTTACGGAAGCGCAAGCGTACTGACCATATCCCATGCCTATATCAAAATGATGGGAGGAAACGGACTGACCAAAGCTTCGAAAGTAGCAATTCTCAATGCCAATTACCTTTCGGCCAAACTGAAAGATTATTTCCCCACTTTATATACAGGGGAGAAAGGGAAAGTTGGCCATGAGTTGATTTTAGAGTGCAGGGACTTAAAAGAAAAATCAGGGATTACAGAAACTGATATTGCCAAACGTCTGATGGATTATGGCTTTCATGCTCCTACCCTTTCGTTCCCTGTTCATGGAACTTTAATGGTTGAACCAACAGAAAGTGAATCCTTACATGAACTCAACCGTTTTGTGGAAGCAATGATTTCCATTTACCATGAAATAGAAGCCATTGCGCAAGGAAAAGCAGACAGCAAAGACAATGTACTTAAAAATGCACCTCATTCTGCTACTGAAATTTCAAAAGATCAGTGGGAGCATCCATACAGCCGTATGCAGGCAGCATTCCCGGTCGAATCGCTTAAAGAATCAAAATTCTGGCCGTCCGTAAGCCGTATTGACGATGCTTATGGCGACAGAAATCTGGTTTGTTCCTGTTAAAACCTAAGAAAAAAAGAGAGCCCTGAAAAGTCAATGACTTTTCAGGGCTCTCTTTTTTATTTCAGCACAGTACAAGGATAATCAACCACTTAATTTCTAGTTCAAAAAAAATCCTGTATCTTAAAGAAATTACTATCT
The nucleotide sequence above comes from Bacteroidota bacterium. Encoded proteins:
- a CDS encoding Gfo/Idh/MocA family oxidoreductase, which translates into the protein MIRVGIIGCGYSGGLHLKIFRKLDNVKIVGCYDINLSEAETFSLKEGVELYDSMDALLDAIDVVDIASIDKDYYPIAVTALKKSKHLFIRAFISDNLFEASELIKLTAEARVIIQVGQTNLFGNALIKAKEFLNEPRLINIYHYYGLNKQKENSCCLENIIHDVDVIQNLVHSDVRSIHATGIPVFEDTSEIMQIQLEFGNGCLVTLFMNLVSELHKFTIDCFQSEYLVFTDMLNSTICITRYIKDKTSKKEIITLKKENELCRLKKELLLFLNAVNSNQKSLKTIENAYSSLEIAQKIIKKINLSYK
- a CDS encoding protein-L-isoaspartate(D-aspartate) O-methyltransferase, giving the protein MQDTFRHKGLRLKLIEEIRGKGIKDEKVLEAMNKVPRHAFMESGFVELAYKDRAFPIGAGQTISQPYTVAFQTQLLEVKDNEKILEIGTGSGYQTAILFAMGAKVYTIERQRELFLKAQTLLMQMGYPANFFYGDGNEGLPSYAPFDKILITAGATEIPKALLPQLKVGGRMVLPLGDSSSQVMTLVEKISETEYRTSEHGTFSFVPLLKGKANSNDFYE
- the gcvP gene encoding aminomethyl-transferring glycine dehydrogenase — translated: MPNNEFVDRHIGPSDEEIELMLKETGDSSLDKLIEQTIPASIRIKKPLNLPEGISEYEYSREIRKIASKNIIFKSYIGLGYYDTITPAVIQRNILENPSWYTSYTPYQAEISQGRLEALLIFQTMVMELTGMELANASLLDEGTAAAESMIMLFHARSREQEKKGANLFFVDENIFPQTLDVLKTRSAPLGIELISGNFDEITFDERFFGAFVQYPTADGKIIDYKDFVAKAHSKNVAVSVAADLLSLTILTPPGEWGADVVVGSTQRFGIPVGFGGPHAAYFATLDKYRRYMPGRIIGASVDAHGNKALRLSLQTREQHIRREKATSNICTAQALLASMAAMYAVYHGAEGLRKIASNIHYYTGLLNEGLKSLGYNQENTDFFDTLKINLPSNLNASDIRRIAEDRKQNYYYIDYKTVEISLDETDALKDVNAILKVFSLAKNKKVLKYSKLPEKEYFDARFSRKSQYLAQPVFKQYHGELEMMRYLKRLEHKDFSLTEGMIPLGSCTMKLTGAMEIFALTWPEFGKIHPFAPDDQTKGFQQLIWELEQDLKSITGFDAFTFQPNSGAAGEYTGMMIIRKYHQTRGDMQRNVILIPSSAHGTNPASAAMAGMKVVVVDCDERGNIDVEKLRQLATANKKELAGFMITYPSTHGVFEASIKEMVDIIHQNGGLVYMDGANMNAQVGLTSPASIGADLCHLNLHKTFAIPHGGGGPGVGPVGVRKELVPFLPSHPFRKLSYEDECTAVSSAPYGSASVLTISHAYIKMMGGNGLTKASKVAILNANYLSAKLKDYFPTLYTGEKGKVGHELILECRDLKEKSGITETDIAKRLMDYGFHAPTLSFPVHGTLMVEPTESESLHELNRFVEAMISIYHEIEAIAQGKADSKDNVLKNAPHSATEISKDQWEHPYSRMQAAFPVESLKESKFWPSVSRIDDAYGDRNLVCSC
- a CDS encoding MBL fold metallo-hydrolase; this translates as MLKIKRFVFNPIQENTYLVYDETGECVIIDAGCCDQDEQEELSSFILEQNLKPSKLLITHAHADHLLGSSFVCSTYNIPCLLHLTEATLLKFAVHQASLLGLNMEEPPANVVFIEENEVIPIGESNFTAIHVPGHSPGSLAYYNKQEGILFTGDALFKGSIGRTDLYGGSYESLINSIKQKLMILPDLTKVYPGHGPESNIADERKQNTFLR